From the Vallitalea longa genome, the window ACTCATTTGCTGATGGTTCTTTTGGTGCACCTTATCCTTCATCAGGTGGCTCCAGTGATTCTGCTTCATTTGCTTTATATCCAACATATGTATATGAAAACGAACCTTTTGCCATATCAATAACAGGTGATGCTACTAATCCACTATTCGGTGCTTATCTTGATGGTGGTAGTCAGCAAGGCCAGCTTTATATAAATGGTTCTTGGACTTCTTCTGGATATAATGCTGTACCTGTTCCTTTGCCAACAGCAGTTACTGCCAGAATAGTTTCAGTAGCTAATCCTCCAGTTAAGATTAGAATAAAGGTTGATGGTGCCAATAAAGATACTAAAACTGTTACAGCCCTATCAACTGGTTATGGATACTTACAAGGTAATATTTCAGGTAATATTGGGGAGATAGTAGTTGCATCTAAAGATGGAGTTATTTTGGGAACTGCACAAATAGACTCTTCTAATCAAGTAACTATAGCAGTTAAAGAAGATACAGGCATAACATTATCACTATATGGTACTGATGGAATATTAAAAAACGATTATACTGGTACATATGATGTAGTTAATGGTCAAACAACACCAATTATAGATAGTCCACAACCGTCAGCTTTATCTGTAGCAGAAGCTCTTAATGAACCTAATGGTATGGAAGTTACACTTACAGGTTATATAGTTTCTGACCTCAATGGTATATATGCTGTTAAAGTTGCTGATACCAATGACTCTCAAGCCGAAACTATTGCTGTCAAGCTAGAATCCAATATGAGAAACGAATTCAGTCCACTTAATAATCCCGATGCTCTAGGTCGTAAAATTCTAGTTACTGGTACTCGCAATGATTATATGTTACTTCCTGGATTAAAAAATGTTACCTCTATAGAGTTTGCTGATTCTGGCGGTGATGAAAATACCTTAACTGTTGCAGAAGCTCTTAATGAATCTAATGGTACAGAGGTTACTCTTACGGGATATATAGTTTCTGACCTTAATGGTATATATGCTGTTAAAGTTGCGGATACTAATGACTCTCAAGCCGAAACTATTGCTGTCAAGCTAGAATCCAATATGAGAGATGAATTCAGTCCACTTAATAATCCCGATGCTCTAGGTCGTAAAGTTTTAGTTACTGGTACTCGTAATGATTATATGTTACTTCCTGGACTAAAAAATGTTACCTCTATAGAATTTGTTGATTCCGGCGGTGATGAAAATACCTTAACTGTTGCAGAAGCACTTAATGAATCTAATGGTACAGAAGTTACTCTAACAGGATATATAGTTTCTGACCTTAACAGTATATATGCTATAAAAGTTGCAGATACCAATGATTCTGGGGCTCAAACTATAGCTGTTAAATTAGAATCAAGTATGAGAGATGAATTTAGTCCACTCAATAATCCTAATGCACTTGGGGAAAAAATACTAGTAACTGGTACTCGTAATGATTATATGTTACTACCAGGACTTAGAAATGTCTCTTCAATTCAATTTGTTAATTGAATATATACTATTCTATATAAAAGATACAATAGATAATTAATTTATTCAGTTAGTGATAATCAACAATATAATATAAAATTCTTAAACCTAATATAAGTGAACTACCTATTTATTAAAAACTTCGGTAGTTCACTTATATAGTTTGGTTCTTTATTATTTATAATAATGATTTTAAATAATTTCTCCCTCTAAATACCTCTCGACAATACTATTACTACTAGCATTATATAAAAATCTCTGCAATTTCTCTATAGGTTTCAGATAATTAACAAGAGGATCGGGATCTCTAATAACTAAAGCATCAAAAAAATTATCCTTTTCAAAACTACCGACTTTACCAAAGAAACTACCATTTACATTTGTAGCTAAATAAAATGCTTCTGATAAACTTAACACACGTTCTTCATTTCTAAATACATGCCTTAACTTAGAATATTGAACAGCACTTGTTATGGTACTTGGCATACTCATTTTATGTCCAGCACCAATATCTGAACCTAATCCGACTTTAATTCCTTTATCTAAATAATTTGTAACCGGCATAATACCACTAGTTAAATTACCATTAGAATCAGGACAATGGACAAGATATACATTGTCATTATTACTTGCCATAGCAACTTCTTCATCAGAAAGATATATAGAATGAGCTAAAAGTGTTTTTTGATTACCATATAAATTGTATTTTTTATAAACGTCAGAATAATTTTTACTGTCTGGGAAGAGAGATTTCACCCACTCTACTTCTTTTTTATTTTCTGCCAAATGTGTTTGAACTGGAAGCTCTTGTTTCATAGACAGTTTTCCTAATTTTGCTAGTAATTCACTAGTACAACATGGTGCAAATCTAGGAGTGATAATAGGTTTTATTAAATCTTCTGTAAAATAATCAATAAAACTTTTTGTTTCTTCATAAGAACATTCAGCAGACTGTAAAAGATCATTAGGTGCATTCTGATTCATATTTACTTTTCCAACATAGGCAGAAAGCTTTTTCTTTTTCAGTTCATCCAATAATATCTTATTACTTTCATTGTGTATAGTTGCAAAAATGCAAGAACGTAGTGTACCTTCATTATATAAATTATCTACAAATGTTGGATATATCTTTTTTGCATAATCAACATCTGAAAATAATGATTCATTTCTATAAGTATATTGTTGCAACCATTCTATTAATTCAAGGTCAAGTCCTATACCCATCTGTAGATATTGAGGTGCATGAATGTGTAAGTCAATAAATGATGGTATTATTATAGCATTATGACCATAATCTATTATTGATATGTCTTTATATATATCAGGAAGTTCTTTAAAAATACCAACGACCTTTTTATTATCAATGACTATATAACTATTTTCATGTACTTCAAAAGTATCTTTTACCTTAGTATAGATGATATGACCCTTTAAAGCTTTAATATTAGTCATATCACACCTCCTATATTCGCATTATTAAGTTATAGTAATAATTATAATACTAAATTTTCCTTATACTAAACATTATAATTATAAATATTATTATTGCAACCCACTTAAATATTTTTTTAGTTGATTAATATCTGGATTACATATTATCGGAGCTTCCACTGCTGCTAAAGCATTTTTTACATCTTTTAATCCATTACCAGTTACAATAATAGAAACACTTTCATCATTAGAAATAACATTTTCATTAAGTGCTTTTATTAAACCAGCTAGACCTGCTACACCTGCTGGTTCACCAAATATTCCTTCTGTAGACCCCAGTAACTTCATAGCTTCTAATATAGCAGTATCTGAGATAGTTATCCAAGAACCTCCTGATTTACTAACAGCGTTCATAGCTTTGACAGGATTCCTAGGTACTCCTACAGATATACTGTCAGCTATTGTATTTTCTTTAGCAGGTCGTAAAGGTTCATTTTCCTTGTAAGATGTATAGAAAGGACAGCAGCCTTCTGCTTGGACACCTAGTATTCGGGGAATTCTTTCAATCAATCCAATTTGAAATAAATCATAAAAACCTTTATAAACCCCTCCGATTGTACAGCCATCACCTACAGATACAACTACCCAATCAGGAACATGCCATCTTAGTTGCTCTGCTATTTCCATAGCTACAGTTTTTTTACCCTCTACAAGATGAGGATTTATAGCTGCATTACGATTATACCAACCCCAATGGTCAATAGCTTTTTTGGATAATTCAAAAGTTTCTTTATAGTCTCCTTTCACGGATATAACTTTCGCTCCATATATTAATAGTTGGGCTAATTTCCCTTGAGGTGCTCTTTCTGGAACAAAAATAACGGTTGAAATTCCAAGTCTAGCAGCATTTCCCGCTAAAGAAGAAGCAGCATTTCCAGTAGAACTACATGCTATAGTTTTTTTTTCTTCTTCTTTTGCTTTAATAACTGCAACAGCCGAAGCTCTATCCTTTAACGATGCAGTTGGATTCAGACCCTCATCTTTAATATATAATTCTTTCAGACCTATCTTATCAGCTAATGATTTCGATTTATATAGTGGAGTCCATCCAACTCTTAGTGTTTCATCCAAATATTCGTCTTCAACAGATATTATATCTTTATATCTCCACATTGAATAATTTCTGTTATTATCAAAATATGATTGTGATAAAATATTCTTTAATCCATCATAATCATATTCCACATCCAAAATGCCCTTTTCACCACATTCTGGACATGTATATAATTTTTCATTTTTACTATATTCTCTACCACATAACGTACATCTATAATTCTTAACAAACTTCATAAATGATATCACCTCAATATCAAATTTCAACAAATGATTCTCAGTTGAAATTATTAATTATATACTCTATTCTTCAATATCTACGAAAGAAAATTTATCTACATCAAATAAACCACAATCAGTCAATTTTAATTCCGGTATAACAGGAAGAGCTAAAAAGGCTAAAGTCAAAAAAGGATCTATTGATGGGTTTACTCCTTTTGTAATAGCTATCTTATTCATTTCTTTAATCCTGTCGCCAACTTCTTTAATGGAAGAATTAGTCATGAGTCCTCCAACTTCTAATGGTAAAGTTTTTAGTACTTTGCCTTCTGCACAAATAGTAATTCCACCTTTTACCCGTTTTAGCTCTTTGACAGCAACCTTCATATCATTATCATTGTCACCGATTGATATAATATTATGAGAATCATGAGCTATTGTAAGGGCAACTGCTCCGCCTTTCAAACCATAGCCTTCTACTAGTCCAAGCCCCACATTTCCAGTTCCTTTATGTCTTTCTATAACTGCTAATTTCAGAATATCGAGCTTACTATTATACTTGAAACAATCATTCTCCACATCTACTTTTCTTGTAACATTCTTAGTTATAATATTATGTTCTATCAATTGGATAACTTTAACTATTGAAGATTTCAATGGCATTTCCAATGATATTTTATCTATAGCATCTATTTTAACTGTATCCAATACTCTAGGGTCACTACAAATTTCAATATCAAACAATGGTTTGTCATTCTTTGCTACTAACTTACCTTTTTTGTATACTTCATTTATTGCTATATCTTTAAGTTCATGGCTTAATATCAAAATATCGGCATCATATCCAGGCGCTATAGCTCCCTTACCTTTTAGTCCATAACACTCTGCAGTGTTAATAGTTGCCATCTGAATTGCAGTAACTGGATTAATTCCTTTTTTAATAGCTAATTTCACATTATAATTAATATGACCTTCGTTTTCTATATCATAAGCTTGCTTATCATCAGTACAGAAAAGAATTCTGCGACTATTCTGAGGAGTAACACCTCTAATTAATTCTTCTAAATTTCTAGTTGCTGAACCTTCTCTAATATGCACATACATGCCTTTAGAAACTTTTTCTTCTAGTTCTTCTACCTTAGTACATTCATGATCCGTCATTACACCAGCTGTTACATAAGCATTCAACCTTTTTCCGAGAACATTTGGTGCATGACCATCTATGATTCTATTTCTCATAAGTTCTAATTTATCATAGACATATTTATTTCCAGATATTACATCTGGATAATTCATAACTTCTCCTAATCCTAAAATATTTTTCTTGTCTTTCATAAGACCTAAATCTTCAGCTAATAAAACTGCTCCAGAATTCTCGAAGTTGGTTGATGGAACACATGATGGTAGCATAACCAGTACATCAAGTGGTAATTTTTCACTTGCTTTCAGCATATAATCTATTCCGTCAAGTCCGCAAACATTAGCTATTTCATGAGGATCTTCAATAACAGTTGTAGTTCCTTTTGCCACAACTAGTTGAGCGAACCCAGGTGGTGTTAACAAAGATGATTCGATGTGCACATGTCCATCTATGAATCCAGGGCAGACATATCTTCCATCTACATCAATTTCTTTAATTCCTTCATATTCGCCAACACCTACAATAACACCCTGCTCTATTGCAATATCTGCTCTTTCTATATTACAATTAAAAACGTTCACTATATTACAATCCTTAAGAACTAATTCTGCCTTTTTATCTCCCCTTGCTACTTTAACTTTATTAACTTTTGACATGATTTCCTCCTTGATGATATTATAAAACAGCTTTTATGAATAATTTTTATGTCATAGATCTAGTGATATATTGACCATGACCACGCATGAATTTATTATTTTTAATAATGAATTTACCTCTACTTATAGTTGATTCAATTCTGCCATTAATTTTTTTACCCTCATAAACATTATAATTACATGCAGAGTGATCATCACCTATTGTATATTCAGCCAAAGGATTATAAATAACTATATCAGCATCTGAACCTTCTGATAAAACACCTTTTTTAGGGTATAATCCATGAATCTTAGCTGGATTAATAGTCATTTTATCAATTACGCTATCTTTAAAAATACTATACATTATGTTAAAAGAATGTTCTATAGAACCAATACCCATAGGTATTTCAATTAATGTCGATTTATTTTTTTCTTCTTTCATGAATGGACAATTATCTGTACCAATTGTATTTATATAAGCAAAGTTCTCTCTTAATAATTCTAATTCTCTTTTACTTCTAAGCGGTGGAGCCATAGTATAGAGATAATCGTCTTCCTTATGGTATTCCTCAGAAGTAAGATTAAAATAATGTGGACAGCTTTCAATCAAGAAATCTCTATTAAGTATATCCTTATGATTTTCTAATAGAGCCTTTAATGTATTTCCACTACTTAAGTGGACCATATATAACCGGCCATCATATTCTTTTGTATATCTTGCTAATTTTAATGCTTCTTTTAATTCAGCATCAGAACTTCTGCTAATAGGTAAATCAGCTACTTTATTATTTTCATCAAGATCAATCATATCATCATTTTCAATATGTGCTAATACCAATATATCATTTTCTTTAGTCATTCTTAATAATTCAATTATTTCATTATCATAAGTCCTTCTATCTGATTCCGAATAAGTTGTAAACAATTTGACAGTCGGCAAATGTAATCTTTTCATTTCATCAACTATACTTTTAATTTGATTAACTGGATTACTGATGGTTACATGAAAAGAATAGTCTATAACACTCTTTTCAGCCAACGCTTTCCTTTTATTAAAAGATGCTTCTAATTCATCAGCATTATTTATGGGATCAAGGAAATCAATAAAAGTAGTTATTCCTCCATAAGCTGCACTAACAGAACCAGTATAGAAATCATCACATGATGTATAATTACCTACATTCAACTCAAAATGTACATGAGGGTCAATGAATCCAGGAAATACTTTCTTGTTATCTGCTCTGTAACTCTCTTTACAATCTAATATATCACCAGTAATTTTCTCGATTTTTCCATCTGTTATATATAGATTTTCATTGATATATTGTCCATCAATATATAATTGACCGCCTATTATTCCTAAATCATACATAGCATTACCTTCTTTATTAAGCTTTCCTAACTTTCTCATTGAATTCTTCTATTAAAATATCTAATTTATCTACTTGACTAGTTATATTAGTCCAATATGCATCATTGTACCATTGTTCCAATATCTCATCATATGTTTTGCCTTGTTGTTCTATCCAAGTATAATATTTAAGATTATGAACTGTTCTTCTGTCTCTATAATTAAGTTCTTTAAAGTAATCAGTATCAATACCTTTAAAATATCTCTCCATTACACCATAAGCATCATAAGAAGTAAATTTTCCTCTTTCTTCATTAAGTTCAATCAATCTGCTCTTATACATGTCAATGGAATCAGTTAAAACAGTAACTAATACATCTTCTTCGGTTAACTCGAAGTACTTAGCAAATTTAATAGCAGATATAATATTAGCAGCACCCGATATTCCAACTAGATCCAACTGATTAATAATTTCATCGCTTACTCCATTTTCTTTTAAGACTTTATGTCCTTCTGGTTCATTAAGCATTCTAATCCAATTCATTGGGGCTTCGTCATCTATAGCAATGATTGCATCAGTATTTTTAACATTATGTATCCATGGTACATGCTTATCTCCTATTCCTTCTATCCTGTGTTCACCATAACCATTACTATAAATTGTTGGGCATTGTAAAGCTTCACTAGCTGCTATTTTCATTGTTGGATATTTCTTTTTAAGGTAATCTCCAGCAGCGATAGTTCCGCCAGAACCAGTAGCACTTATGTATCCTGCGAATCTACTATTTTTATCCATTTCAACTTCAAGTATTTCTTCTATTGCTTTACCTGTTACTTCATGATGCCATAGATAATTGCCGAATTCATCAAATTGATTGAAAATCATTAGATCTTCACCTGAATTCCTGAGTTCCCAACATTTGTCAAAAATTTCTTTCACATTACTTTCACTACCAGGTGTTGCGATAGTATCACCTGCAACATTTTTTAACCATTCAAATCTTTCGTTACTCATACCTTCTGGCAATATTGCTATAGATTCACAAGCAAGTAAAGCTGAATCATAAGCTCCACCCCTACAGTAATTACCAGTAGAAGGCCAAACAGCTTTTTGCTTAGTTGGATCAAATTGTCCAGTTACCAGTCTAGGTACAAGGCAACCAAAAGCTGCTCCTACTTTATGAGAACCTGTTGGAAACCATTTTCCACATAAAGCTATTATTTTAGCTTTTACACCAGTTATTTCTGTAGGAAGAACCATATAATTGACATCTTTAAATAAACCACCCATATCCTTTGTTTCATTGTGCCAACCTATTCTATAAAGATTCAACGGATTAAGGTCCCATAGACCAACATTTTGTAATTTATCTTTTATATCATCAGGTATTAAAGTTGGATCTTTCAATTGTGCTAAGGTAGGTATGATTATACCTCTGTCTTTGGCTCTTTTAACCACATTTTCTAATCTTTTTTCATTAACAGTTAGATCAATTACTTTATATTTACTTTCCATTTTGCTACCTCCTATAATCAGATATTCTGTTTTTCCATTCTTATTTTTTTTACTTTTTCTATTGCATTAATTATATTTTCGTATCCTGTACATCGACAAAGATTACCTGCCAAACGTTTCTTTATTTCTTCTCTAGTATATTCTTCATCACTTTCAATAATAGGCATTGCTGACATAATAAATCCTGGTGTGCAAAATCCACATTGAACAGCAGCTTCGTCTATAAAAGCTTGTTGTATATCGGAGATATTACCATTTTCATCCATTAATCCTTCAAGTGTACGTATTTCTTTCCCTTCTGCCCACATAGCTAAATATATACATGAATCAAAAGTTTCCCCATTAATAAGGACAGTACAAGCTCCACATTCACCAACTTCACAACCTTTTTTGACACTTGTGAGATGAAGTTGATTCCTAAGCACATTAGCAAGTGAATCCCTATCATCTATTAATAGATGTCTTGGTTCATCATTTACTGTAAAATTCAAAATGATATCAGCCATTATATAACCTCCCATTTGTCTATTGCTTGTTTTAATGCACGTTTACTTAATTCTTTTGCAAGTTGGAGCCTTAATACTTTTGAAGCTCTCCATGAATCTCGAGGTTTGACTTCTGTTACTGCCATAGAACCGAATTTCTCAAACATTGTATCACTTATCTTCATACCTTTGATAGACTCCTCAGTCTTTGGACATCTCATGGGTATTGGTCCAGCAACACCATAAGCCAATCTAACATCTTCAATACATGACTTATTATTATCTAACTTACATATAACAACACATCCTATAGTTGCAATATCCATCGCATTACGCATGGCATACTTAATATAGCATCCCGTATACCCTTCATAGTCTTCTTTATCTATATATATTGCTGTTAATATCTCACCTTTCTTCAAATCAACTTTACCAGGTCCTAGATAAAAATCTGATATAGGAATTATCTTCTTGCCTTTTTCTCCAGTTATCTCAATTTTAGCATTCAACGCAAATAACGTTGAAGCACTATCAGCACTGGTAACCCCATTACACACATTACCACCAATAGTCCCTATATTCCTTATCTGAGGTCCTCCAACCTGATCAACCGCTTCCCCCAATACAGGAACATATTTCTTAATGATCTCATCATTAGTTATATGTGAAAAACTAGTTAAAGGTCCTATCTTAATCCTACCATCACCATTAATAGAAACCCCTCTAAGCTCATCTATCCCATAAATACTAACCAAAGAACACCCAGCTAATTTTCCACTATGTATCTTGACAAGTATATCACTCCCTCCCGCAATAACGAGAGCACTTTCATCCTCCAACAAATGCTTAACCGCATCATCTACCGAAGAAGCCTGATATATCCTTTCAATATCATACATACTAACTCTCCCTTCTCAATGAATTAATAAATCATAATCAATACTAATTAAATAAGCCCTTCCTCAATAAACCTTTCCACAAGCCTCTGTGGTGTCAGTGGTATAATATTAAAATTAACACCTGTGGCATGATAAACAGCATTCCTTATAGCTGGTGCAACAGGAATTGCAGGTGGTTCACCTAGAGCTTTATTACCAAAAGGACCTGATATATCATAAGTATCAACAAATTGTGCTTCAAGATGCGGTGTATCCATAACAGTAGGTAATTTATAATCCAAGAAGTTATTATTGAGAGGTTTACCTGTCTTTTCGTTGAACAACATCTGTTCACTTAATCCATAACCTAAACTCATACTCATTCCACCATGAACTTGAGCTGCGGCAAGTTGAGGATTAAGTACTTTACCGCAATCATGAACATTGATTACTTTATTAATTTTAATTTTTCCAATTGCCATATCGACCTCAACATCTGCAAAACATGCTCCAAATGAGAATGTATTCGATTTACATTGATTAGTTACGTCAGCTGTAATATGAACGGATTTTTCCACATTATAAAGTGCATGTGTAGCAATTTCTTCTAAAGATGCTAGAATATCACCATTTTCTTTATTAACAATCATACTATTTTTCAGTTCAAGACTTCCCATAGGTAGTTTCAACATAAAATTGGCATGTTCTATAATCTTTTCTTTCAATTCTAGAGCAGCTTTTTTAGCAGCCATTCCTGAAACATATGATTGTCTTGAGGCATAAGCTCCTGAATCATAAGGTGTTACATCAGTATCTTGAGTTGTTACTAGATGTACATTCTGTACAGGAATATCAAGTACTTCTGCTATCATTTGTGTAAATATAGTGTCTGCACCTTGACCTATTTCAGTAGCACCCATTTGTACTTGAACAGAACCATCCTGATTAAGTACAAGCCTACAAGAAGCAGTTTCCAACAATATAGGATAGACACCTGTCGCATAACTGAATATGGCCATTCCTACACCTTTACGTATTAATCCTGTCTGATGTTTATATTCTTCTATCTTCTTATCCCATTCAATATATTCTTTGCCTTTTTCGATACACTCATCAAGCCCATAGCTGTAACATTTAATACCATTATCTTCATAATCAGGTTTCATCATATTTAGCTTTCTGATATTGACTACATCAATATCCAACTTCCTGGCAATATCATCAATATGTGACTCAAGGGCAAATGTAATTTGTGGTATCCCATATGCTCTCATCGCTCCAGATGCTGGCATATTGGTAAATACACTATACATATCACCTTTTATGGCTTTTTCATCATTGTATATCTGTTTACTGGCATTTCCAGCTTTAGAAGTAATGCTGTGACCATGAGATGCATAAGCACCTTTGTTGCCATATACCTCTATCTTTCTTGCTACAAAACGACCATTCGGTCTTACATAACTTTTAATTTTGATTTTCATGGCATGA encodes:
- the xdhA gene encoding xanthine dehydrogenase subunit XdhA; this encodes MSIGKSIKRVDAFEKVTGRARYTNDYLLNNALIAKVLHSTIANGIVKKIDISEASKLPGVIKIITCFDVPDITFPTSGHPLSLDIHHADIADRKLLNTRVRYYGDDIAAVIAKSDLIATRAIRLIKVEYEEYEPIMSIDAALKQGARPIHKNFPNNILTHSNYQIGNYDEAIKEEGLILIEGEYITPMVKHCHMEAPISYAYAEAGKMVVVTSTQIPHIIRRIVGQALGIGWGKIRIIKPYIGGGFGDKQDALYEPLNAYLSYIVGGRCVKLNISREEAFVNTRVRHAMKIKIKSYVRPNGRFVARKIEVYGNKGAYASHGHSITSKAGNASKQIYNDEKAIKGDMYSVFTNMPASGAMRAYGIPQITFALESHIDDIARKLDIDVVNIRKLNMMKPDYEDNGIKCYSYGLDECIEKGKEYIEWDKKIEEYKHQTGLIRKGVGMAIFSYATGVYPILLETASCRLVLNQDGSVQVQMGATEIGQGADTIFTQMIAEVLDIPVQNVHLVTTQDTDVTPYDSGAYASRQSYVSGMAAKKAALELKEKIIEHANFMLKLPMGSLELKNSMIVNKENGDILASLEEIATHALYNVEKSVHITADVTNQCKSNTFSFGACFADVEVDMAIGKIKINKVINVHDCGKVLNPQLAAAQVHGGMSMSLGYGLSEQMLFNEKTGKPLNNNFLDYKLPTVMDTPHLEAQFVDTYDISGPFGNKALGEPPAIPVAPAIRNAVYHATGVNFNIIPLTPQRLVERFIEEGLI